Within Candidatus Bathyarchaeota archaeon, the genomic segment GCCAACACGGTCAGGCTTGAACTCATCGTAGTATTGTTTGATTTTATCTAGGTCCGCTGCTCTGGAGCCACCTCTGCGTATGCTGGGCAGCTTAACAATAAGAATTTTACCTTGCTTGAGTTTAATTTTACCCTGCAAATCCCTCAAACCTAAATCTTCCCCAGCATTAGCATCAGAAAGAGCTATGCCTACAGCTTCTGTTTTAGGGTCATTTAGGGGAACAGTGTAAAATATACCCTCTTTTATGATTAAACCCACTTGTTCACCTGCTTTAACAGAGTTTGTTGCTAAGGCTATCCATGCATGTTCAACTTTTAGTTCATGTTTTATGGATTTAAAATAGGTCTCCATGTTTCGGACGTTTTCATGCAGTTTAGTAACCCCTTTTGAAGTTAAGCGGTAATCTGCCCTCTCCGAACCAACTGTTAAGTAGCCTTCTTTTTGGAGTTTTTTAAAGTACTTACTCACAGCTTGAATAGTTATACCAAGTTTATCACTAATATCCTTCTGCTTAATATGAGGCTGATTTAGCATGATCTCATACAGTATTTGGAATTTTGTGAACTCTGCTTTTTCCCTAAGCAGAATATTTTGTGTTTTTGCCAATTCATTTACCCCCAGTTTTGAGCCTGAGACGGAAACTTTCCGTTGTTGTTTTGCGTTTTGAAAAAGCATCCAATAACTTATAAACTTTAGTTTAACTAAAATTAAGGTCAAGTTGATTAACTGTTTTTTTATGCAACAAAACAAAGCCAAAAAAAAAAGAAAAACAGAAAAAACATCAGTAAACACAAGCTTCAAAGAGCCCGCTACCCCCACAAGTAGCAGGTAAATTCGCAAGCTTAATGACTATTTCTTATCATTTTCACCTTCAAGCTTTTCTCGAACTAAACCAAACTGCTTAACAAGTTCAGGCACATGTGGCATTTGTTCCCCAACAGCATTCATCAGCTCTTCTGTTCCCTCACAGTGAGACAAGAGTAAACAAATAATATCATTCACAAACGCGTCAAACTCCCCATCATAAGGTGCAGTAACCTCAGTGTACTTCATCGCAGCTATGCGCTTTAGCATGTTGGTGAAGAATACTGAGTCAAGGATGTCATGCACTTTTTGCTCGTTTTCTTCAGGGTACTCAATTGCGAGAATCCGAATTTTCATGGTGTTTTCTCCTTATAACAATATTTTTGGGAGTCAGGGGATGTTTTGAAAAAACCTCTTATGTATGGTGGTTTTACAGTTTTTCCCAAATAAAATCACCTGTATAATATTAAGCGCTATGAATATATTTAATTTTGCCATAAAAAGCACCTCGACAAATGCTCAAATAAATCAAAAATAAATGAAACATCAGAATCAATTGAAACTTTTTCAACAAATCAATAGAAAAAGCACTACCACAGTAGACAAACATAAGAAAAACCGCAGAGCAAACCGAAAAAGCGGATTCCACACACCAAAATGTTAACTAAAAAAAAGAAAAAAGGGATTAGGGCCCTGTTTGTTTACCTTTAGGCGCTAAAACAAACCCTCTTACAGCCTGCGCATCGTACTCATGCAGTCTGCGCCATCCAGATGTAGCCATAGCGTAAACATGCATATGTTCAACAAAGCCTGCCGTGTCACAAATTCCAAGGATATCTGGAACGGTAACAGTTGCTGTTTTGGTTGTTAAGGGCAAAGGCGTTCTGCCTGAATCTATCAATGATGCTGGATTTCCGCCGCGGGTAAGTGAGAAGCTATACGTAGCAAAGCCAGATGTTCCAACGCCCGATGGATGTTCAGGCCGGTAGTTTAGAATTACTGTTCCTTGAGGTTCTTTTAGTGGGGCTGGTCCAAAATCGTATTTCATGACACCGCAATCATCGCCTGCAGGTACACCATCAAGTGTTGGTGCAGGAATCTCCGCATTGCAAAGACTATTGTCAATATTTAGCGTTATTATCATGCTTTTTTTGCCATCACCATCGTCATCATAAATTAATCCAGAACTCAAAGGCAAGCCGTTTTTCAATGAGCTACTGGCAGCATCTTCAGTTTCTATTGTTCCAGACAGATCTGTTGAGGTTGGGACACGGAAATTTATTTGCAGAGCATCAATGTTAACTAGTTGTCCATCAGAATCAAAGAGGTCAACTTTTAGTTGATACTGAGCACTCTCAGGCCATGCAACGCCGGGGTCTTGAAGGGCAGCTAAGTTTAATGTTGGAAACTTTGCACTGGCGGTATCTTCAACTGCATCAGGTATGCTCCATTGACCTACAGGGGGCAGCGCAGGGGGGATTTCGAAAAGGTTCTGGTTCTCCAAAGGTACACCGGGGGATTTTTCTGATTTAGGACCTAGATTGTATGCTTCAAGAACCAAATCATCACCTACTTCATGTGTATAATGCCTGTTAATGGGTGCAGTTAACGGAATGAAAGCGCCAGAGGTTCCTTTGCGATAAGATACCCTATAGTATTTTACACCTAACTCTTCACGGAGGCTGTTATCAAATTCAAGTCGTGGTCGGAGGGTTTCACCAAATGGAGCATCAGTATCAGTTAAGCCCATGTTTGCATTTGTGGTTGTGGCTGCAAGTTGAACACCTGTTCCGCGGATTTTGCTTAAGGGTTGATTACCAATTGCCATGAATAAAACCCAATTCAGCGGTGCATCAACAGGCTGACAGGGTGCGCATGTTCGGGCAAGAGGATGAGTAACATAAAGGGTTACGTCTTGGGTTCCACATTGATAATTCCAGAAAGTATGGCACAAAACTGGGGTTGGTGCGTAGATGCTTATTGGAGGGAATGGTGCAAAGATTTTTTGTTTGACTTTGAAGTAAAGGTCTGGTTTGTCAATATTGTTGCATCCTCGGAAAAACATTGCTTTGAATTTGCCGCATTCAGCAGTGGTTGTGGTGGCAACCAAATCCATGTGTGCACCTATGTATGGGAAAAGACACAGGATGGATTTTGTTATAGTTGCGTATTTAATCAGGACTTGTTTGAATTGTTCATTGTTAGTGGTTTGGGCTAAGATACGCAGGTTTTGCATGTCTTCGCCTGCAAGCAGAGATTGGACACTTGGGCTGGTCTCAGCATAATTTTCGTCTAAGCACAGGCTTTTTTGTGCCAATAGGGGGGTTTCTATGTTTTGTTTGTCATTTGAAATCTGGCGTATTTTTTTATTGCCAATTACAAGTGGTTGTGGCGGTATTGGACCAATTGATGGCGGACGTTCATAGATTTGCTTAAGTGGAGGCTGAGGGAACGGAGGTTTGATTATGAACTCTCTTATGCGGTCTATGATTTCAATAGGCAATTTAGGAATTAAAAGGTAGATAGGATCGACCTCATAGATTTCAACAGTCGCATCGCACACAGGAAGATCCATTGTGATTCCGCCGCTTACAACCTTCTTGAAAACACTGCCATGAACTATACACCTGCTTAAGAGCCAGCATAAAATCTGTTTAGAAATAACCTGGAGCACTACGCTTTTTTGGCTTGTTTTAGGGGATATTTGAACGTATACTTGTTCACCACCAAGACGGAGCAGTTCAGTCACGGTTTGCTTCTCGGTTAAATTGGGACCAACGATTAGGCGAATAGATTGAGTGGTCTCCACAAGGGGCAAGTCCACCACAATTTGCGCTGTTCCTTTTGAATCAAGGTTTGCTTTTGCTATCAGGGCACCGCCTTTAGAAAAAGCGTAGGCTACCCCTTTTTGGAGGTTTTCAGGTTTTGCTTCATCTATCACTTTTAAGGATACTGATAGGGCAACTTTGTTGCGTTGAGGTTTTTTTATTGTTATGTTTTGATTTGATACAGAGGAGATTCTTTTGGGGCTTATGTTAGGATTAAAAGTCATTACATCACCGAGCCTCAACAGTATTAAGTCTTAATAAAGATTATTTAGCACATGCCTGTTTGCCATAGTGTAGCATTGTTCAACTGTTCATCAACAAAATAATCTGATGTATTAACAGTCGCTATTTATAAACGATTAAAACATAAGAGGGCTTGGTGAAAAAAATGGTTAACGTAACAAGCTATCATATCCTAATATACGGAAGCGAGCAAGGATATCAAACAAACCGAGCCCAAATAGCCCTATACAATAATTCCAAAGTAGTAGCCTACGTCAGATTCAATGACCCAGGAATGGTATTTGAAACTGACAGCAACACCAATGGAATCATAAGAATGCACCTACCATCCATAATGTTCCAAAGCGTAATTGACATCCTACGCAACGAAAAACCCATAAACGTCTACTTCGCCCAAGGTCGCGGTTTCTTCGGAACTGGCAGCACAGAAGCAGTAGGCGAAGCAGAAAAGTAACTTGCCAACTAACACAAACCTACTTTTTCTATTTTTAAATAATTTAAAAAATCTTAGGTATTGTTGCAGTATTCTTCAATCTTTTCTGATGCTCTTTTCGCAAAAGCCACAGCTTCAATGACCGTTCTGGGACCAGTAACAACATCTCCTGCGGCAAATACACCCTCTTGAGAGGTTTTACCAAATTCATCAGCCTGAATAAGACCCCTCTGAGTAACTTTAGCGTTGCCAACGGTCACTACCTCTGCGCCAGGACCTTGACCAATAGCGATGATAACTGAGTCAGCAGGCAAATCAGAACAACACTGAAAATCCTCCTTTAAACACTCAGAGCCATCTTCACCAATGACTTTATCGACTTTGACACATTTTACAGAATCATCCATAATACGGACAACTTGGCGGCTATGCAGTAAGTTTACGCCATCAATTATTGCCATTTCCACTTCTGCTTTATCTGCCCTAATTTCTTCCGCACTTCTATTATTTAGGATAGTAACTTCGGAGTGTTGTTTTCTGATTGCTGTTCTTGCCGCGTCCATGGCAACGTTTCCTGCACCAAGAATAACAACGTTCTTGCCCAGTTTGTAGGCGTCAGGAGACCGCAAATAGTCAATGGCAAAATGTACATGTCCCAAGGTTTCACCTAAAAGACCAAAACGGTTAGGACGTGTTGTTCCTGTGCAAATAAAAATAGCATCATAACCGTCTATAAACATGTCTTCAGTGCTGATGTTTGTTCCAATTCGAGTGTTAGGGCGGAATTTAACACCTAAAGAATCAAGAAGTCTCTTATACACATCCAAGATGCTTTTAGGCAACCTAAACTCTGGAATACCATAACGCAAGGTACCGCCAATATTGTCCATTGCCTCAAACAAGGTGATAGAGTAGCCTTTTAGAGCCAAAATAATGCTCATTGTTATGCCAGCTGCACCCGCACCCACCACAGCAACTTTTTTACCATTTTTTTCGATAGTTGGCGGCTGGAAGGTTTCCAAATAAAACCGAGAAATGTACTGCTCTATTTTATAGAATTCAATAGGCTGACCCTTTTTACTTAGGATACAGTGACCTTTGCAGTTTTTGTCATGTGGACAAACAATGGAGGTTATAGCGGATAGGGGGTTATTGTTGAAGAGCAGTTCACCTGCTTCCTTTAATTTACCCTCTAAAAACAAATTCATGACCTGAGGAATAGGCGTTAACACAGGACAGCCCTTGGAACACCCTGGCACTTTACATTTTAAGCATCGTTCAGCTTCTGATTTTATGGTTGACATATAAACGCTTCCACTTTCGCTTAAGATTTCTGTAGACTTTGTAAAGCCTCTTCTTGAGAAGTAAATACCTTTAGAATTTGTGTGAATCCAGATATCTCAAACACCTCATACACATAAGGCTTCATGCTGGTAATCAAAAGCTGACCACCCAACTTTTGCAGGCTTTTAGCTGTGGACAGAAGAACCCTCAACCCAGCACTTGCAACATAGTCGGTTTGAGAAAAATCGCAGACCATATTTTTTGTTCCTTTCGCGATTTGGTCGCGTAATGCTGTTTCGACATCGTTGGCAGTGTAGGCGTCAAACCTTGGCACCATAACCGCGATAGCTACGTCCCCTTCTGTCCGAATTTCCATGTCCTCACCCATTTTTGAGATGTTTATTTTTTTATATGCTTGGCTATTATTAATAAATTCATATTATCGCTACGGCGGTACGTGACTTCATCCATAAATTTTTTCATAAAAAAAACACCCAACCCACCCTCTTTTCGCTCAGTCAAGCCGCTTTGGGTATCAGGCGCTGGCAATGCTATTGGGTCAAAAGCTTCACCCCAATCCATAATTTGCACTACAAATTTTTCTCCTTTTTCAGTTAGCATGCAATGAACCACGATTTTGCCCGCTTGTTTGTTAGAGTATGAATGTTTGATGATGTTTGTACATGCCTCATCAACGGACAATTTAACCGCATAAATATCCTTCACATCATCGATGCCAAAACACCTCATGGTTTCATCGATGAACTCGCCGATAACAGGAAGATTTTTCAGTTCACTTTCCACAGTAAGCTCTTTTTCCATAATCAAGCCCCCTTGATAACAAGCAAAGTTATGTCATCAAACTGTGGCATATCCCCCGCAAACGCCTGTACGCTGGATAAAATCTTCTCAAGAATCATCTGCGCCGAAAGATGAGCATTTTCCCTAATAATTTCGATGAGCCGTTTTTCTTCAAACATTTCCTGCTTTGAATTAATCGATTCTGTAACGCCATCTGTGAACATGACAACGATGTCGCCACTTCCGATTTTTACGCTTTTGGATTTATATTCCCAATTCTCCATGGCTCCAAGCACAATCCCTGTAGGGAGAAGCCTCTCAACTGTCCCATCACGGCTCCGATACACAATGGGCGGGTTATGGCCAGCATTAACATAGGTGAGAGAGCGGTCTTTTTCATTGAGCAATGCATAAAAGAGGGTGACAAACATGCCCTTTTTGGAATCCTGAGTGATGGTGTTGTTTGAGCTAGCAATAACTTTTGCAGGGTCATGATGCCACAGCGAATTCACGCGAACCACGACCCGTGACAACGCCATAAACAGTGCTGCGGGAACGCCCTTTCCAGAAACATCAGCAACCAAAAGCCCCAACATGCCCTTATCAAGAACCATAATCTCATAGGGAATCACATCAAAGAAGTCGCCGCCAACCTCCTTAGCCATGACAGTTCGGGCAGCAATATCCAACCCCGCAATCTGGGGAATCACATCAGGCATGAAACTCTTCTGAATTTCCGCGGCAATTTGGAGTTCAGCATTTGAGCGGGCGAGTCGAGCTTCCATTTCGCGGCGCTCTGTGATGTCGCGGATGGTTTCAATTGCACCTATAACTTCTCCAGTAGTTGGGTCATAAAGCGGGGTAGCCTTAGCCCAGAAATAGGCGCCGCCTGCGCGAAAATCAGGTATGAACACGTAGGCAACCAAAGTGTCCACATTTCGAGATACGGCAGTATAGTTCTTCTCTAACTCCTCTTGGGGCAAAAATATCAAATCCGCCAGCATCGGACGACGTTTCTTGTAAAAAGGAAGCGCATACTCATAATCACCTTTTCCAAGCATAGAGTCAGCAGATATACTGGTCAACAACTCCATCGCGCTATTCCACGCAATAACTTTACCGTTCAAATCAATGACAAAGGTGGCATCTGGAAGAAAACTAAGAATATCCGCGAGGCTGCGGCGTGACTGTGCGAGTTCTTCTTCGGCGCGTTTTTTGTCGGTGATGTCTCGGATTGTCTCTATAGCACCGACGATTTCGCCGTTTGAATCATAAAGTGGGCTTGCTTTAGCCCACAGGTAAGCGCCGCCAGCTCGAAAGTCTGGGATAAAAATTTCGACAACCAGAGTGTCGCCAATTCGCGTAACGGTGTCATATTTTTTTTCTACCTCAACTTCAGGCATAAAAACTAGGTCCGCCAATATCGGTCTGCGTTCTTTATAGAAGGGGATAGCGTACTCGTAATTGCCTTTGCCTAAAATGGAGTCCCGAGAAATGCTTGTCAGCATCTCCATTGCACTGTTCCACATGATAACCTTGCCAGTCAAATCAATAACGAAGGTAGCGTCGGGTAAAAACTCAATTATTGCATCACGATATTTTTTGCCATCAGCATTCACGTTACTGCACCCCGCAAAATAGGCGAATTAGCCTTAATCAACGGGTTACTATTGCATTCCTTGCATATAATACTTCAAAAAAAACCAAGCAATCTACCGTTTTTTGATTCGTAGTTTCGAAGATATATGTTTTTTAGTCTCTTACAACTGCTAATGTATGTACTCTTTTTTTGAAAGTTGATTCTTTTGGTAAAACATCGAAAACGTATTGCCATGTTATCTCCAGTTGCATGGAGAACCCCGCCTAGGATGTATGGAGCTTGGGAGACTGTTGTTAGCAATCTAACAGAAGGCTTAGCTTCAAATGGTTGGGATGTAACTCTGTTTGCTACAGCTGACTCGCTAACATCAGCGAAATTGTCCTCAGTTATCGCAAGAGGCTATGAAGAAGACGCCAGTGTTGACCCTCGGATTGCCAGTTGTCTGCATATTTCAGAAGTTTTTGAACACGCCCAAGAATTCGACCTGATACATAACCACTTTGATTATTTGCCCCTAATCTGTTCTAAGTTAGTTTCGACTCCTGTTTTAACGACAATTCACGGTTTCTCGTCACCGCAGATACTACCTGTTTATGAAAAATATAGAAAAAACTACTTTGTTTCTATCAGCGATTCAGATAGAAACCCCAGATTAAATTATTTAGCCACCGTGTATAATGGGATAAATCTTTCAGAATTCAAATATTCCGATAATCCAGGAAATGCCTTAGTCGCTTATGGAAGAATTCATCCGGATAAAGGTTTTCACCTTGCAATTAAAGTTGCTAAAAAAGCTAAGCAACGGCTGCTTATGGCAGGTTTTATTCAGGATAAAGCTTATTTTGAAAAAGAAATTGCACCCCACATCGACGATGACACAGTCAAATATCTGGGAGTTTTGTCCAATCAAGAACGCAACGAACTGCTACAACAGGCGTATGCGGTTCTTCATTTGAACACCATTCCTGAGCGTTTTGGGCTTGTTATGGTAGAAGCTATGGCTACTGGCGCTCCAGTGGTGGCTATGGATCTTGGGTCATGCCGAGAAGTAATCGCGGATGGGCAGACTGGTTTTTTGGTTAAAGATATTGACCAAGCGGTTAAAGCCGTTAAAAAAATGCCTGAAATATCACGAAAAGCCTGCCGCCAAAGAGTGGAAACAAATTTTTCTTCAGAAATCATGGTGAAAAAGTACGAGAAAGTGTACGAACAAATTTTTAAATTAGAAAAGAAACGGAGAAATGATTAATGGAAAAAATAATCACTCGGTTTTCAGGGAACCCTATTTTAACAAAAAAAGATGTTCCTTATCCTGTAGCTACAGTGCATAATGCTGCAGTTGTGAAGTATCAAAATGAGTACATTATGGTTTTTCGGTCTCATCGCTTAAACGGTCGCAGCATTTTAGGGTTAGCCCGTAGCAATGATGGATATCATTTTAAGGTTTCTTCGGAGCCTTTCATGACGCCTTCAGACATTTATGATGAATATGGAGTTGAAGACCCCCGCATCACCCGTATAGATGAAAACTATTTGATTAATTACAGCGCCTACTCCCGATATGGAGTCCGCGTTGGATTAGCTAGAACCAAGAATTTTATGGATGTTGAACGGTTAGCATACGTATCTCAGCCAGATATGAGAAATGTGGTTTTGTTTCCTGAAAAAATCGGAAAATATTATGTTCGGTTAGATAGACCACATACAGAGTTAACGGGGTGGTCAATCTGGATCAGTTACTCACAGGACTTAGTTTCGTGGGGGCAATCTAAAATTGTGCTAAAACCTCAAACTTATCATTGGGACTCTATGAAGGTAGGACCAGGAGCGCCTCCGATTAAAACTCCAAAGGGCTGGTTGAATATTTTTCACGGTGTTTACGAAACGATGTCTGGAGCAGTTTACCGTTTAGGGGTTGCATTACATGATTTAGATGACCCCTCAAAAATCATCGGAGTGGGCGACCGCTGGATATTAGAACCAGAGGACCCATGGGAACGCGTAGGATATGTCCCTAACGTGGTTTTTTGCTGTGGAGCAATCCCTGAAGAAAACGGTACATTGAAAATCTATTGGGGCGCTGCGGACACTGTTATGTGTGTTGGAACAGCTAACATTAATGAACTTGTAGAATATTGCCTCCAAGAACCCAGAGACCCATTATAATAAATTGTTAATTGTTGGAGCTGGGGATGGGAATTGAACCCATATAAAGCAGCTCTGCAGGCTACCGCCTCAGCGATTCGGCCACCCCAGCGCAATCCGCCCACAAACAAAGGCGGGCATACATAAAAATATTATTGACAAACCAAGAAGTTTGTCTTGAATCTGGCTTGATAGCCTATTTTTTGTATGCTAAACCCGTGAAGAGGGCAACGGTTTTTTCTTGGTTTTTCACGGTGACTTGGTAGAGCCCCGTAGTTTTGCCGTCACTGACTCGTGTTGCCTCCGCCGTTAAAAGGTCGCCTTCCACGGATGGCTTGAGGTAATTAATGCTAACTTGTAACGCAACCGCCACGTTATCGCCGAAGTTGCAGGCATGCGCAAAGGCGTAATCTGCCAGCGAAAAAATTGCGCCTCCGTGTGTGAATCCATGCGCGTTGGTGTGTTTTTTTGCTATTTTTAGTTGGACTTTGGCGTATCCGTCTTTGGATTCAAGTAGTTGGATTCCTAATTCTTCTGCGAAATGGTCAGTGTCTTTCATGCAATTTCCTCTATTGATTTGTTGATGGGTGTTATTGTTTTATGCTTTCTCTGCCAAGCTCAAAAGCTTGCAGGTTAACGTTGAGGTATTTGGGTTTTAGCCGTGTTGCCATAGCCGCCTCAAAAGATTCCCGTGAGACTGGCACGTTTGGCAGTGCCGACAACGCACCCAAGAGCACTGTGTTGACTACGAGTATGTTATCCAGTTGCTGGGCGATGCCGTAACCGTCAACCTTGTGCATGGCGCCTGCTTGGGATTGGATTAGTTGGAGAAGTTCGTCGGGTTTTTTGGGCTTCACACCCGTTGATATGCCTGTGGGGGGGATATGTTTCATGTTCACCACAACCGTACCACCCGCTTTAAGCAACGGTAATGTTCGTGCGGTTTCCAAAATTTCAAAACCCACAACCGCATCCGCACTACATGCTTCAATGAGTGGGGATTCGACTTTGTCACCGATTCGTGCATAAGCCATAATTGAGCCGCCGCGTTGTGCCATGCCGTGAATTTCTGCTTTTGCCACATCAAACCCGTCAAGCATTGCGGCTTCACAGAAAATATCGCTTAACACTACAACGCCCTGTCCGCCAACGCCAGAGAAAACAAGGTCAAACGTCATCATTGCTTACTCCTTATGGCATTTGAAGGGCAAACGGTTTCGCAGACTCCGCATCCACTGCATAGGGCGGGGTCGATTTCTGCATGTTCCCTGTTGAGGCTGATGGCGGGGCATCCGAAGTTTTTTACGCAGACGCCGCAGCCAGTGCAGTTGTCTTGGACTTCGCGTGGTGTTCCCCGTTCGGTTTTTAGGGGGCAGGGGCGCTGGGAGATTAGAACGGAGGGTCCATCGTATTTAATTATGTCTTTTAGTGCAGTAAGGGTACTTTTTACGTCGTAGGGGTCAACGGTTACGACTTTTTCTATGCCAAGACTTTTGGCGATAGCAGCTATGTTAACGATTTTTGCGTCATCGCCCATGGCGGTTTTTCCTGAGCCGGGTGTGGGTTGGTGACCAGTCATGGCGACTACGCGGTTATCTAAAATTACTACGCACACGTTTGAGCGGTTATAGCTAATGTTTAGCAATCCGGGCATGCCGCCGTGGAAAAACGTGGAGTCCCCAATAACTGAGAAAACCTTGTCCTTAACACCCGCATGAAACATTCCAGCGGCTTGAGAAATTCCTGCACCCATACAAAGACATGTTTGAACTGTGCTTACAGGCGGCAAGACACCGAGTGTGTAGCAGCCGATGTCTCCAGTGACGATTTTGTCTTGAGACTGACCCACGAGGTTGAGAGCGTGTTCTGGGCAGGTATCTATGCAGGCGGGTTCACCGTTGCAGCCGTCGCATACGAGGGCTTTGCGTGTGGTTGGGTGCAGAGTTATGGCGCCGTATTCGCAGGCTTCAATACACCAGCCGCAACCGTTGCATTTGTCTTGGTTTACTTGGATGTTGCCAGTGGGGGTTTTGGATAAGGCTTTTTTTGGGCAGGCAGCGATGCATGCTGGGTTGGGGCAGGCTTTGCAGGTTGTTGCCATGTTAAGGATTTGCCCGATACGGACGGAGCGGATGCGGGATTTAAGTGGGTTGAAGACTTTTTCTTTGGTCCATGAGCAGGTGTACTCGCAGATGTCGCAGCCTACACATTTTTCGTTGTCACAGTTAACGTATTGTCTTAGGCTGTTTAGGGCATAGTAGAATGCGCGGTGGGTACATCCGGGGCATAGCGCGGGTGGTCTAGGCTGCAATTCTATGGGTTGAACTTTTTGTGGCGAGGTTGTATAATCAAGTTTTGCAAATGCGGCACGAACATTATCAGTTGTGTACTCACCAATTTCAGAGAGCCCCAACATATTTTTCCCAATAACGTCAATTTTGAGGCGCTGCAAGTTTTCCTCGATATAAGGACGCTGTTCTTCGATAACTATGATTTTTTTGACTTGTGCAGCGAATTTTTTGGCTGTTTCTTCGGGAAAGGGGTGAACGAAACCCAGTTTTAGCCAGTTAAATTTTTTGGTGTCTAATACTGAGCGGGCGTGATAGTAACCTACTCCGCTTCCGATTATGCCGATTTCGCTTTGGTTGTCTTCAATCTGGTTAAAGAGGGAGTTTTCTGAGAGTTGTTTGGCTTTTTGTAATTGTTCTTCTAAAATGCGGTGTTGACGTATCGCGTTTGAGGGCACCATTACCCATCGTGAACCGTTTTTGTCAAATTCGGCTTGACGCGCCAGTTTTTGGATGGAACCGATTTTTACGCGGGCTTTTCCGTGGGCTACGCGGGTTGTTAATCGCAGAATTATTGGGAGTTTGAGGTTTTCGCTGATTTCGTAGGCTTCCCTTGCCATGTCTAGGGCTTCTTGGGGGGTGCCAGCATCCAGCAGAGGCAGTTTTGCATGAACTGCGAAGTATCGGGTGTCCTGCTCGTTTTGGCTACTGTGCAGGGCGGGGTCATCACAAACCGCGATAACCATTCCGCCTTCCACGCCAGTGTAGGCAAGTGTCATTACGGCGTCAGCAGCCACGTTTAATCCAACATGTTTCATGCTGGCAATTGAACGGATTTGAGCCATAGCAGCACCCGCAGCAACTTCTACCGCAACAATTTCATTAACGCTCCACTCTGCATAAAAATCAAGCTGTTTGGCTGCTTCTGCGAGAACTTCCAAAATTTCAGTTGAAGGCGTTCCAGGGTATGCAGCTGCAACTTTGATGCCTGCTTCTACGGCACCTCTTGCCACTGCTTCGTCTCCGTTAAGCAAGGCGAATGTACCTGGCTTGTCAACTGCGATTTTGGAAGTCATAGTGGTTTCTCTACATTTTGCCTTTACGTAGGTCAAGCACTCTTTTGGCTTTGCCCTCGGTTCTTGGAATCTCACCTGGATTGACAATTTGTACGTCTGCGGAGATTCCTGTGACTATGTGGATGCGTTTTTGGATTTCGGCTTTGAGAAGTTTCTGGTCAACTGTTGGGTCTTTTGAGGCTGTATCTGAAAGCTCAACTTTCACCACAAAAGTATCCAACGCGCCGGGTCGGTCAATAACAATTAAGTATTGAGTGGCAAGTTCTGAGAAGCACATGACGGCGTATTC encodes:
- a CDS encoding winged helix-turn-helix transcriptional regulator, which translates into the protein MAKTQNILLREKAEFTKFQILYEIMLNQPHIKQKDISDKLGITIQAVSKYFKKLQKEGYLTVGSERADYRLTSKGVTKLHENVRNMETYFKSIKHELKVEHAWIALATNSVKAGEQVGLIIKEGIFYTVPLNDPKTEAVGIALSDANAGEDLGLRDLQGKIKLKQGKILIVKLPSIRRGGSRAADLDKIKQYYDEFKPDRVGVMGAVGRAVLTKLGLNADFEFGISHSAAVAASRGLNVFVLVVGRMVNRIVHEIDSQNLRFAGDITYEVKDAKLV
- a CDS encoding FAD-dependent oxidoreductase; the protein is MSTIKSEAERCLKCKVPGCSKGCPVLTPIPQVMNLFLEGKLKEAGELLFNNNPLSAITSIVCPHDKNCKGHCILSKKGQPIEFYKIEQYISRFYLETFQPPTIEKNGKKVAVVGAGAAGITMSIILALKGYSITLFEAMDNIGGTLRYGIPEFRLPKSILDVYKRLLDSLGVKFRPNTRIGTNISTEDMFIDGYDAIFICTGTTRPNRFGLLGETLGHVHFAIDYLRSPDAYKLGKNVVILGAGNVAMDAARTAIRKQHSEVTILNNRSAEEIRADKAEVEMAIIDGVNLLHSRQVVRIMDDSVKCVKVDKVIGEDGSECLKEDFQCCSDLPADSVIIAIGQGPGAEVVTVGNAKVTQRGLIQADEFGKTSQEGVFAAGDVVTGPRTVIEAVAFAKRASEKIEEYCNNT
- a CDS encoding STAS domain-containing protein, with the translated sequence MEIRTEGDVAIAVMVPRFDAYTANDVETALRDQIAKGTKNMVCDFSQTDYVASAGLRVLLSTAKSLQKLGGQLLITSMKPYVYEVFEISGFTQILKVFTSQEEALQSLQKS
- a CDS encoding ATP-binding protein: MEKELTVESELKNLPVIGEFIDETMRCFGIDDVKDIYAVKLSVDEACTNIIKHSYSNKQAGKIVVHCMLTEKGEKFVVQIMDWGEAFDPIALPAPDTQSGLTERKEGGLGVFFMKKFMDEVTYRRSDNMNLLIIAKHIKK
- a CDS encoding SpoIIE family protein phosphatase gives rise to the protein MNADGKKYRDAIIEFLPDATFVIDLTGKVIMWNSAMEMLTSISRDSILGKGNYEYAIPFYKERRPILADLVFMPEVEVEKKYDTVTRIGDTLVVEIFIPDFRAGGAYLWAKASPLYDSNGEIVGAIETIRDITDKKRAEEELAQSRRSLADILSFLPDATFVIDLNGKVIAWNSAMELLTSISADSMLGKGDYEYALPFYKKRRPMLADLIFLPQEELEKNYTAVSRNVDTLVAYVFIPDFRAGGAYFWAKATPLYDPTTGEVIGAIETIRDITERREMEARLARSNAELQIAAEIQKSFMPDVIPQIAGLDIAARTVMAKEVGGDFFDVIPYEIMVLDKGMLGLLVADVSGKGVPAALFMALSRVVVRVNSLWHHDPAKVIASSNNTITQDSKKGMFVTLFYALLNEKDRSLTYVNAGHNPPIVYRSRDGTVERLLPTGIVLGAMENWEYKSKSVKIGSGDIVVMFTDGVTESINSKQEMFEEKRLIEIIRENAHLSAQMILEKILSSVQAFAGDMPQFDDITLLVIKGA
- a CDS encoding glycosyltransferase family 4 protein, with amino-acid sequence MVKHRKRIAMLSPVAWRTPPRMYGAWETVVSNLTEGLASNGWDVTLFATADSLTSAKLSSVIARGYEEDASVDPRIASCLHISEVFEHAQEFDLIHNHFDYLPLICSKLVSTPVLTTIHGFSSPQILPVYEKYRKNYFVSISDSDRNPRLNYLATVYNGINLSEFKYSDNPGNALVAYGRIHPDKGFHLAIKVAKKAKQRLLMAGFIQDKAYFEKEIAPHIDDDTVKYLGVLSNQERNELLQQAYAVLHLNTIPERFGLVMVEAMATGAPVVAMDLGSCREVIADGQTGFLVKDIDQAVKAVKKMPEISRKACRQRVETNFSSEIMVKKYEKVYEQIFKLEKKRRND